A single window of Jiangella alkaliphila DNA harbors:
- a CDS encoding FAD-dependent oxidoreductase, whose translation MREQQVRHDVTVVGGGLAGVCAAIAAARLGRSVALINNRPVLGGNSSSEIRVWVVGATAHGRNHHARETGIMGELFVENQYRNPEGNPYYWDAVVLDAVRAEPNISLYLNTDVRSVAASDGRIESVTGWTMGSELLTTFTGPVFLDCTGDGLVGYLAGAEHRIGHEARSEYDEPWAPDEASRLTMGSSLFFYSKDAGEPVRFVPPDFTKDITATSIPQRRIIRAEDKGCAYWWIEFGGELDTVHDNEAIRDELWAVVYGIWDHIKNSGSFPGAENLTLEWVGAVPGKREYRRFLGDYVLTQHDVLGQTEFDDRVAFGGWSIDLHPPGGMYAQEEGAKQRYADGIYHIPYRILYSRNVTNLLLAGRNVSASHVAFGTTRVQATTAVMGEAAGTAAALSVAAGVPPRSVDVGELQRTLLRADASVVGLPLVDPLDLASASGVTVTASGSLPALSVSDGSSLWPLDADAGLVLPVDPALPVLELLADAADDTSLTVELYDPGPGQNYVPRLLVGTATVPVPAGSKQWVRFDLDWSPSSPRNAFVLVKAASGVALYVADRPTPGVLSFTRRPLRPQDERPQPLREWTNRDLLRRTFCFRAGASAAFAPEKAVDGYLRPFAGPRMWVSSGLPAWVALTWPSPVTVGRVELIGDDDVDEDLINLHRHRTPFPVPPPLVRDYVVEALVADAWTPVVSVTENRRRRRVHELEVPVTCTALRVVVTATNGAPAAHVVALRAHAP comes from the coding sequence ATGCGGGAACAGCAGGTCCGGCACGACGTCACCGTGGTGGGCGGCGGGCTGGCGGGCGTGTGCGCCGCCATCGCCGCCGCTCGCCTCGGGCGGTCCGTCGCGCTGATCAACAACCGTCCGGTGCTGGGCGGGAACTCGTCCAGCGAGATCCGAGTGTGGGTGGTCGGCGCGACCGCGCACGGCCGCAACCACCACGCCCGCGAGACCGGCATCATGGGCGAGCTGTTCGTCGAGAACCAGTACCGCAACCCCGAGGGCAACCCGTACTACTGGGACGCGGTCGTGCTCGATGCGGTGCGGGCCGAGCCGAACATCTCGCTGTATCTCAACACCGACGTGCGGTCGGTCGCCGCGTCCGACGGCCGCATCGAGTCGGTGACCGGCTGGACCATGGGGTCGGAGCTGCTGACGACGTTCACCGGGCCGGTCTTCCTCGACTGCACCGGCGACGGCTTGGTCGGCTATCTCGCCGGTGCTGAGCATCGCATCGGTCACGAGGCCCGGTCGGAGTACGACGAGCCATGGGCGCCCGACGAGGCGAGTCGGCTGACCATGGGGAGTTCGCTCTTCTTCTACTCCAAGGACGCCGGCGAGCCGGTGCGGTTCGTCCCGCCGGACTTCACCAAGGACATCACCGCGACGTCGATCCCGCAGCGGCGGATCATCCGGGCCGAGGACAAGGGGTGCGCCTACTGGTGGATCGAGTTCGGCGGCGAGCTGGACACCGTCCACGACAACGAGGCGATCCGCGACGAGCTGTGGGCCGTCGTCTACGGGATCTGGGACCACATCAAGAACTCCGGCTCGTTCCCGGGCGCGGAGAACCTGACGCTGGAGTGGGTCGGCGCCGTGCCCGGCAAGCGGGAGTACCGGCGCTTCCTCGGCGACTACGTGCTGACGCAGCACGACGTGCTCGGCCAGACCGAGTTCGACGACCGCGTCGCGTTCGGCGGCTGGTCCATCGACCTGCACCCGCCCGGCGGCATGTACGCGCAGGAGGAGGGCGCGAAGCAGCGCTACGCCGACGGCATCTACCACATCCCGTACCGCATCCTGTACTCGAGGAACGTGACGAACCTGCTGCTCGCGGGCCGCAACGTGTCCGCGTCGCACGTCGCCTTCGGCACCACCCGGGTGCAGGCGACCACCGCGGTGATGGGCGAGGCGGCCGGGACGGCGGCGGCGCTCAGCGTCGCGGCCGGGGTGCCGCCGCGGTCGGTGGACGTCGGCGAGCTGCAGCGGACGCTGCTGCGGGCCGACGCGTCTGTGGTCGGGCTGCCGTTGGTCGATCCGCTGGACCTGGCGTCGGCTTCGGGTGTGACGGTGACGGCGTCGGGTTCGCTGCCGGCGCTGTCCGTCTCGGACGGGTCGTCGCTCTGGCCGCTGGACGCCGATGCCGGCCTGGTGCTGCCGGTGGACCCGGCGCTGCCGGTGCTGGAACTGCTCGCCGACGCCGCCGACGACACGTCGCTCACGGTCGAGTTGTACGACCCGGGGCCGGGGCAGAACTACGTGCCCCGGCTGCTGGTGGGTACGGCGACCGTGCCGGTGCCCGCCGGGTCGAAGCAGTGGGTGCGGTTCGACCTGGACTGGTCGCCGTCGTCGCCGCGGAATGCGTTCGTGCTGGTGAAGGCCGCTTCCGGGGTGGCGTTGTACGTCGCCGACCGGCCCACGCCGGGGGTGCTGAGCTTCACCCGGCGGCCGCTGCGCCCGCAGGACGAGCGGCCGCAGCCGCTGCGCGAGTGGACCAACCGCGACCTGCTGCGGCGGACGTTCTGCTTCCGGGCGGGTGCTTCCGCAGCGTTCGCGCCCGAGAAGGCGGTGGACGGCTACCTGCGGCCGTTCGCCGGGCCGCGGATGTGGGTGTCGTCCGGTCTGCCGGCCTGGGTCGCGTTGACCTGGCCGTCGCCGGTGACGGTCGGGCGGGTCGAGCTGATCGGCGACGACGACGTCGACGAGGACCTCATCAACCTGCACCGGCATCGCACGCCGTTCCCGGTGCCGCCGCCGCTGGTCCGCGACTACGTGGTCGAGGCGCTGGTCGCCGATGCGTGGACGCCGGTGGTGTCGGTAACCGAGAACCGGCGGCGCCGGCGGGTGCACGAGCTGGAGGTGCCGGTGACGTGCACC